One window of Solwaraspora sp. WMMA2056 genomic DNA carries:
- a CDS encoding WYL domain-containing protein, translating into MRTDRLVAVLLLLQQREQVTAAEVARELEVSERTARRDLDALAMAGVPVYATQGRGGGWRLVGGARTDLSGLTAGEARALFLVAGPASATTPAVRSALRKLVRALPEPFRAQAEAAASSIAVDPQRWGVSRVDRPRPRFLDELQDAAIRGVQVRLGYVDSTGTVTERTVHPLGVVAKGSSWYLVATTGAGRRTFRVDRVSSVDPTVDPVHRPADFDLAGSWREIADEVDRRRMPVEVQAVCVPDGIATLRMALGDRLEVGSPTADGRIEVVIRGYDEYSLAGELAWLVEWLEVTGPAGVREHLAAIGTALVERYGGTARSPRLLLR; encoded by the coding sequence ATGCGCACCGACCGGCTGGTGGCCGTACTCCTGCTGCTGCAGCAGCGCGAACAGGTGACGGCGGCGGAGGTCGCCCGAGAGTTGGAGGTCTCCGAGCGCACCGCCCGCCGCGACCTCGACGCCCTGGCCATGGCCGGGGTACCCGTCTACGCCACGCAGGGCCGGGGCGGTGGCTGGCGTCTCGTCGGCGGTGCCCGTACCGACCTGTCCGGGTTGACCGCGGGTGAGGCCCGCGCGCTGTTCCTGGTCGCCGGCCCGGCCTCGGCCACGACGCCGGCGGTGAGATCCGCGCTGCGCAAGCTCGTCCGCGCGCTGCCGGAGCCCTTCCGGGCGCAGGCCGAGGCGGCGGCGTCGTCGATCGCCGTCGACCCGCAACGCTGGGGGGTGAGCCGGGTCGACCGCCCGCGCCCCCGCTTTCTCGACGAACTCCAGGACGCGGCGATCCGGGGCGTCCAGGTGCGGCTCGGCTACGTCGACAGCACCGGCACCGTGACCGAGCGGACCGTCCACCCGCTGGGCGTCGTCGCCAAGGGGTCGTCGTGGTACCTCGTCGCCACCACCGGGGCCGGCCGGCGGACCTTCCGGGTCGACCGCGTGTCGTCCGTCGACCCGACCGTCGACCCGGTGCACCGGCCTGCCGACTTCGACCTTGCCGGCAGCTGGCGGGAGATCGCCGACGAGGTCGACCGCAGGCGGATGCCCGTCGAGGTCCAGGCGGTCTGCGTGCCTGACGGGATAGCCACGCTGCGGATGGCGCTCGGCGATCGTCTCGAGGTGGGCAGCCCGACGGCCGACGGCCGTATCGAGGTCGTGATCCGTGGCTACGACGAGTACTCGCTCGCCGGCGAGCTCGCCTGGCTTGTCGAATGGCTCGAGGTGACCGGCCCGGCGGGTGTGCGGG